Proteins from a genomic interval of Thermus neutrinimicus:
- the rpsT gene encoding 30S ribosomal protein S20 produces the protein MAQKKPKRNLSALKRHRQSLKRRLRNKAKKSAIKTLSKKAVQLAQEGKAEEAIKIMRMAQSLIDKAAKGSTLHKNAASRRKSRLMRKVQKFLATVSA, from the coding sequence ATGGCGCAGAAGAAGCCCAAGAGGAATCTTTCCGCTCTGAAGCGGCACCGGCAGTCTTTGAAGCGCAGGCTTCGCAACAAGGCCAAGAAGTCGGCCATCAAGACCTTGAGCAAGAAGGCCGTCCAGTTGGCCCAGGAGGGTAAGGCCGAGGAGGCCATCAAGATCATGCGTATGGCGCAAAGCCTCATCGATAAGGCGGCCAAGGGGTCCACCCTGCACAAAAACGCCGCTTCCCGGAGGAAGTCGCGCCTTATGCGCAAGGTGCAGAAGTTCCTTGCCACGGTGAGCGCCTAG
- a CDS encoding 30S ribosomal protein THX, translated as MGKGDRRTRRGKIWRGTYGKYRPRKKK; from the coding sequence ATGGGTAAGGGCGACCGTCGCACCCGTAGGGGCAAGATCTGGCGGGGCACCTACGGCAAGTACCGTCCGCGCAAGAAAAAGTAG